Proteins encoded by one window of Arachis hypogaea cultivar Tifrunner chromosome 1, arahy.Tifrunner.gnm2.J5K5, whole genome shotgun sequence:
- the LOC112775190 gene encoding uncharacterized protein, which yields MESDHLKFHRGCKEFGNDCTWLIRITLRQPKGTYEVRRYNRPNTCLATSISNDHRQLDHHVICARIFPLVKADAAVTIKVLQEATETTHGFKPSYRKVWMEKQKAVAQIYGDWEESYAELPRWMLGVQATRDETVAVLKTSLVRIGDQIDESTRYFHRLFWTFPPCIEAFSHCKPLVSIDGTHLCGKYGGTLLLAIPQDGNSNILPVAFSLVEGENAESWIFFLSHLHQHVTLSSLRSNVDKYVAHRNEDIVK from the coding sequence ATGGAGTCAGATCATCTAAAGTTTCATAGGGGATGCAAAGAGTTTGGGAATGACTGCACGTGGTTGATTCGCATCACACTTCGACAGCCTAAGGGTACTTACGAGGTTAGAAGGTACAACAGACCTAACACTTGCTTGGCGACGTCGATTTCCAACGACCATCGACAACTCGATCACCATGTCATTTGTGCCAGGATATTTCCATTGGTGAAGGCGGATGCAGCGGTTACGATAAAGGTGCTACAAGAAGCTACAGAGACAACGCATGGATTCAAGCCAAGTTATAGGAAGGTGTGGATGGAAAAACAGAAAGCCGTTGCACAGATATATGGGGATTGGGAGGAGTCCTATGCCGAGTTGCCACGTTGGATGCTAGGGGTACAAGCCACGAGGGACGAAACCGTGGCAGTGCTGAAGACTTCTCTGGTGCGTATTGGTGATCAGATTGATGAGTCTACGAGGTACTTTCATCGTCTTTTCTGGACATTCCCTCCATGCATTGAAGCATTTAGTCATTGCAAGCCATTAGTTAGCATCGACGGGACTCATCTTTGTGGGAAGTATGGTGGGACTTTACTTTTAGCAATCCCACAAGATGGAAACTCGAATATCTTGCCCGTAGCCTTTTCTCTCGTGGAGGGGGAGAATGCGGAATCTTGGATTTTTTTCTTATCCCACTTGCATCAACATGTGACTCTCTCCTCCCTACGGTCGAATGTCGATAAATACGTGGCCCACCGGAACGAAGATATTgttaaataa
- the LOC112710591 gene encoding uncharacterized protein, translating into MAGGRLFSSAFSNTNNSNTLLLHQNQASQPLPPPSLFLSSSLPFLGSRSMVSFEDVPGGKGCKNGSFFRTYDPAEEDGEESMEEYLTQPAEKKRRLSAEQVEFLEKSFKEENKLEPERKTKLAKELGLQPRQVAIWFQNRRARWKTKQLEKDYDSLQATFDTLKANYDNLLKEKDRLKAEVARLTEKVVAREKEGEDKSDERKGMQEATAAAVSSEGEGSKISVKSDMLDSDDNINSPYYHTTSGMFEADQSDLSQDEEENLINRSLLHPYLIFPKLEHVEYSDPPETSCNFGFAHEDHAIWSWSY; encoded by the exons ATGGCGGGTGGGAGGCTCTTCAGCTCTGCCTTCTCCAACACCAACAACAGTAacactcttcttcttcatcagaaCCAAGCTTCCCAGCCTCTTCCTCCTCCGTCTCTCTTCCTATCTTCATCACTTCCTTTTCTCG GTTCTCGATCCATGGTGAGCTTCGAAGATGTTCCAGGAGGGAAGGGGTGTAAAAATGGGTCGTTCTTCCGGACATACGACCCGGCGGAGGAGGACGGGGAGGAGAGCATGGAGGAGTACTTGACGCAGCCGGCGGAGAAGAAGCGGCGGCTATCGGCGGAGCAAGTTGAGTTCCTGGAGAAGAGCTTCAAGGAAGAGAACAAGCTGGAGCCAGAGAGGAAGACGAAACTGGCGAAGGAACTTGGGCTGCAGCCGCGGCAGGTGGCGATATGGTTCCAGAACCGCCGCGCACGGTGGAAGACGAAGCAGCTGGAGAAGGATTATGATTCCCTTCAGGCTACCTTTGACACCCTTAAGGCCAACTACGATAACCTCCTCAAGGAGAAAGATCGCTTGAAAGCAGAG GTAGCAAGGCTGACGGAGAAGGTGGTTGCAAGGGAGAAAGAAGGCGAAGACAAGAGTGATGAAAGAAAGGGAATGCAGGAGGCAACCGCAGCAGCAGTTTCATCAGAAGGCGAAGGGTCCAAGATATCAGTGAAGAGTGATATGCTGGATTCGGATGACAATATAAATAGCCCCTACTACCACACAACCTCTGGAATGTTCGAGGCAGATCAATCGGATCTGTCACAGGACGAGGAAGAGAATCTCATAAATCGGAGCCTCTTGCATCCATACCTCATCTTCCCTAAACTTGAGCATGTTGAATACTCCGACCCGCCTGAGACTTCATGTAACTTTGGATTCGCTCATGAAGATCATGCTATTTGGTCCTGGTCTTATTGA